The Cucumis melo cultivar AY chromosome 6, USDA_Cmelo_AY_1.0, whole genome shotgun sequence genome includes a region encoding these proteins:
- the LOC103501601 gene encoding uncharacterized protein LOC103501601, with product MENSANSRICSHGEEDRCEATFHEDPSWSTSSSMDDLLMFDVRSTIHSSSYEFFQTRLCCSSAVDGGAQASASSFRLKRRKMAADDDLEDTATSPPHPSIVSKMDEPSSKQQKKQRATINQTKHKGKGSEDYGEVEDRIIQVGVVGRDNNKNYCSTGLKNIGLCLVPVSMALNYFA from the exons ATGGAAAACTCAGCCAACTCCAGAATCTGCAGCCACGGCGAGGAGGATCGGTGTGAAGCGACGTTTCACGAGGACCCTAGTTGGAGTACTTCTTCCTCCATGGACGATCTTCTCATGTTCGATGTTCGTAGTACGattcattcttcttcttatgAGTTTTTTCAAACCCGCCTTTGTTGTTCCTCCGCCGTGGATGGTGGAGCTCAGGCTTCTGCTTCCTCCTTCCGACTGAAACGGAGGAAGATGGCAGCCGATGATGATCTCGAAGATACTGCCACTTCTCCTCCTCATCCTTCCATTGTTTCCAAG ATGGATGAGCCTAGTTCTAAGCAACAGAAGAAGCAGAGGGCAACGATCAATCAAACAAAGCACAAG GGAAAAGGAAGTGAAGACTATGGGGAGGTTGAAGATAGAATAATTCAAGTGGGTGTTGTGGGGAGGGATAATAATAAGAATTATTGTAGCACAGGACTTAAGAACATTGGTCTTTGTTTAGTTCCTGTATCCATGGCTCTCAATTATTTTGCTTAG